The Streptomyces sp. NBC_00224 genome has a window encoding:
- a CDS encoding GDSL-type esterase/lipase family protein — protein MEDDDPRCLRPGEARTLLAGLDWRRAVVLSGQEGRLARGAVVPGYRPRVWPDRVARALREARPGLACLLVQARRELVLAEVRSRQLAQALAFRADLALIACGGPDVRARRFDADVVETELSRILASLKETACRHTVVVSPFDWSASGQVTPAQRDRVRSRQRLLVERLTIVTLRHGALHIDLMTQPDTDPGTLWSPQPGRLNSRGHALAAAVVVRALAARLAP, from the coding sequence ATGGAGGACGACGATCCACGCTGTCTGCGCCCGGGCGAGGCCCGGACCCTGCTGGCCGGCCTCGACTGGCGGCGGGCCGTGGTGCTCAGTGGGCAGGAGGGGCGACTCGCCCGGGGCGCCGTCGTCCCCGGCTACCGGCCCCGGGTCTGGCCCGACCGGGTGGCCCGGGCGCTGCGCGAGGCCCGCCCCGGCCTCGCCTGCCTCCTGGTGCAGGCCCGGCGCGAACTCGTACTCGCCGAGGTGCGCTCCCGCCAGCTGGCCCAGGCGCTCGCCTTCCGGGCCGACCTCGCGCTGATCGCGTGCGGCGGGCCCGATGTGCGGGCGCGCCGGTTCGACGCGGATGTGGTGGAGACCGAACTCAGCCGAATTCTGGCCTCGTTGAAGGAGACGGCCTGCCGCCACACCGTGGTGGTCAGTCCCTTCGACTGGTCCGCCTCCGGCCAGGTGACCCCTGCCCAGCGCGACCGGGTGCGGTCCCGCCAGCGCCTCCTCGTGGAGCGGCTGACGATAGTGACGCTTCGTCATGGGGCGCTGCACATCGATCTGATGACGCAGCCGGACACCGACCCCGGGACGCTGTGGAGCCCGCAGCCGGGCCGCCTGAACAGCCGGGGCCACGCGCTCGCCGCAGCGGTGGTGGTACGGGCGCTGGCGGCCCGCCTCGCGCCGTAG
- a CDS encoding aminotransferase class III-fold pyridoxal phosphate-dependent enzyme: MTVAAVVRQRTGREALRRLYRSRTGEGHALGELLGGQVEVASQGAWITTDAGGRFLDCGGLGISLTGARHPTVLRHVREQLEHRPVASGLFPEPQSALAADALLSVAPPGLERVHFTGSAVQALTLAARMARARGRTRAIFMTGSQHEACLDDLMPTGGSGVPYGDAAALRRMLAGLPGRACVFVEPVQGGAGVVLPPPGFLRGVAALCREYGALLALDETTTGLGRLGAWWGAGIEEVAPDLLLVGGALGGGVVPLAAVVATAGVSAAFDHAPYADPYPCSGAPLAMAAARGAVAALREDNLVGRARVLGEEILRVTGRIVRGHYAGAVREVRGRGLLLGIEFTGPDAAAGLLIELVRHGVITGRAPRAPHVLRLAPPAVLTRADLDHLYEALDRSCRAETGRRSTD, encoded by the coding sequence ATGACGGTGGCGGCGGTCGTCCGGCAGCGGACCGGCCGCGAGGCACTGCGCAGGCTGTACCGCTCCCGGACGGGCGAGGGGCACGCCCTCGGCGAACTCCTCGGCGGCCAGGTGGAAGTGGCGTCCCAGGGCGCCTGGATCACCACCGACGCGGGCGGCCGGTTCCTGGACTGCGGCGGCCTCGGCATCTCCCTGACCGGCGCGCGCCATCCGACCGTACTGCGCCACGTCCGCGAGCAGTTGGAGCACCGCCCGGTGGCGAGCGGCCTCTTCCCCGAGCCGCAGTCCGCGCTCGCCGCCGACGCGCTCCTCTCGGTCGCCCCGCCGGGCCTGGAGCGGGTCCACTTCACGGGCTCGGCCGTCCAGGCCCTGACGCTGGCAGCCCGCATGGCCCGAGCCCGTGGACGGACCCGGGCCATTTTCATGACGGGCAGTCAACATGAGGCGTGTCTCGACGATTTGATGCCCACGGGCGGCTCTGGGGTCCCGTACGGCGACGCGGCCGCGCTGCGGCGGATGCTCGCGGGTCTGCCCGGGCGGGCGTGTGTCTTCGTCGAGCCCGTCCAGGGCGGTGCGGGGGTGGTGCTGCCGCCGCCCGGCTTTCTGCGGGGCGTCGCCGCGCTGTGCCGGGAGTACGGGGCGCTCCTCGCCCTCGACGAGACCACCACGGGGCTCGGGCGGCTCGGGGCCTGGTGGGGCGCGGGCATCGAGGAGGTCGCGCCGGATCTGCTCCTCGTCGGCGGGGCGCTGGGCGGCGGGGTGGTCCCGCTGGCGGCGGTGGTGGCGACGGCCGGGGTCTCCGCCGCGTTCGACCACGCCCCGTACGCCGACCCGTACCCCTGCTCCGGGGCGCCGCTGGCGATGGCGGCCGCGCGCGGGGCGGTCGCGGCGCTCCGCGAGGACAACCTGGTCGGGCGGGCCCGGGTGCTCGGCGAGGAGATCCTGCGGGTGACCGGCCGGATCGTGCGCGGGCACTACGCAGGGGCGGTGCGCGAGGTGCGCGGGCGGGGGCTGCTCCTCGGCATCGAGTTCACCGGCCCGGACGCGGCGGCCGGGCTGCTGATCGAGCTGGTCCGGCACGGCGTGATCACCGGCCGGGCGCCGAGGGCCCCGCACGTCCTGCGTCTCGCCCCGCCCGCCGTGCTCACCCGGGCCGATCTGGACCATCTGTACGAGGCGCTGGACCGGTCCTGCCGCGCCGAGACGGGCCGCCGCTCGACAGACTGA
- a CDS encoding SPFH domain-containing protein, whose amino-acid sequence MADINRRFGWRHARSAPTAHIRHHKRGRLVHDGPGLSFWFRPLTAALSEVPVDDRELAMAFHARTSDFQDVTVQSTVTYRISDPAVAAARLDFSIDPDSGVWRGAPLEQLSTLLTETAQQHALDVLARTPLAAALVDGVASVRERISDGLAAEPRLPATGIEVVAVRVVAIRPEPEVERALRTPAREQIQQEADRATYERRAVAVERERTIAENELASRIELARREEQLVEQRGTNARREAEENAAADGVRAEAEAARTVRLARAEAEAARTTGEARAQAQAAWLRVHADADTATLHALTATRLAENLPRIDSLTLSPDVLTGLLAKLARPAGEER is encoded by the coding sequence ATGGCCGACATCAACCGCCGTTTCGGCTGGCGGCACGCACGCTCCGCGCCCACCGCCCACATCCGCCACCACAAGCGCGGCCGGCTCGTCCACGACGGGCCCGGGCTCAGCTTCTGGTTCCGGCCACTGACCGCGGCGCTCTCCGAAGTACCGGTCGACGACCGGGAGTTGGCGATGGCCTTCCACGCCCGGACCTCCGACTTCCAGGACGTCACGGTGCAGTCCACCGTCACGTACCGGATCAGTGACCCGGCGGTCGCCGCCGCCCGGCTCGACTTCTCGATCGACCCGGACAGCGGCGTCTGGCGCGGCGCCCCGCTGGAGCAGCTGTCCACCCTGCTCACCGAGACCGCCCAGCAGCACGCGCTCGACGTGCTCGCCCGCACCCCGCTCGCGGCGGCCCTCGTCGACGGGGTGGCCTCGGTGCGCGAGCGGATCTCGGACGGGCTCGCGGCCGAGCCCCGGCTGCCCGCCACCGGCATCGAGGTGGTGGCGGTTCGGGTGGTCGCCATCCGGCCCGAGCCGGAGGTGGAGCGGGCGCTGCGCACCCCGGCCCGGGAGCAGATCCAGCAGGAGGCCGACCGGGCGACGTACGAGCGCCGGGCCGTGGCCGTCGAGCGCGAGCGCACCATCGCCGAGAACGAGCTCGCCAGCAGGATCGAACTCGCCCGCAGGGAAGAGCAGTTGGTCGAGCAGCGCGGCACCAACGCCCGCCGCGAGGCCGAGGAGAACGCGGCCGCCGACGGTGTGCGCGCCGAGGCCGAGGCCGCCCGTACGGTCCGGCTCGCCCGGGCCGAGGCCGAGGCGGCCCGCACGACCGGCGAGGCCCGCGCCCAGGCGCAGGCCGCCTGGCTGCGTGTGCACGCCGACGCCGACACGGCGACGCTCCACGCGCTCACCGCGACCCGGCTGGCCGAGAACCTGCCCCGGATCGACAGCCTCACCCTCTCCCCCGACGTGCTCACCGGACTGCTCGCCAAGCTGGCCCGCCCGGCCGGGGAGGAGCGGTGA
- a CDS encoding AzlC family ABC transporter permease, which yields MDTQLPDRGGAMPRDRFHAGLRAGAGLAAAAFLLAISFGAISQAQGWGPVAPVVCSLVVFSGSAQFALAATLGAGGGVVAAVVAAALVNVRYVPMGIAVARDLRGGPLRRAVEGQAVVDGSWAAAHLGGGRFDRAFLFGATAVQWPAWVAGTALGVVVAPDPALVHRLGLDVLTPGLFLILLFDEVRRDRAGRLPAALGGAVAAALLLVLPTGPALIGAAAAALLALRTTREAVR from the coding sequence ATGGACACTCAACTGCCGGACCGGGGCGGGGCGATGCCGCGCGACCGCTTCCACGCGGGACTCAGAGCCGGAGCCGGGCTCGCCGCGGCCGCGTTCCTGCTGGCCATCAGCTTCGGCGCGATCAGCCAGGCGCAGGGCTGGGGCCCCGTCGCCCCGGTCGTCTGCTCGCTGGTCGTCTTCTCGGGCTCGGCGCAGTTCGCGCTGGCCGCAACCCTTGGCGCGGGCGGCGGGGTGGTCGCGGCCGTCGTCGCTGCGGCCCTGGTCAATGTGCGGTACGTGCCGATGGGCATAGCCGTGGCCCGGGATCTGCGCGGCGGCCCGCTGCGCCGCGCGGTGGAGGGGCAGGCGGTGGTCGACGGCTCCTGGGCCGCCGCGCACCTCGGCGGCGGACGGTTCGACCGGGCGTTCCTCTTCGGCGCGACCGCCGTCCAGTGGCCCGCCTGGGTGGCGGGCACCGCACTGGGCGTCGTGGTGGCCCCGGACCCCGCACTCGTGCACCGGCTCGGCCTCGATGTGCTCACGCCCGGCCTCTTCCTGATCCTGCTCTTCGACGAGGTGCGCCGCGACCGCGCGGGCCGGCTGCCCGCCGCCCTCGGCGGGGCCGTCGCCGCGGCGCTGCTCCTGGTCCTGCCGACCGGCCCGGCCCTGATCGGCGCGGCAGCCGCGGCGCTGCTCGCCCTGCGCACCACCCGGGAGGCCGTCCGATGA
- a CDS encoding MFS transporter yields the protein MALGHATVDFYQGAVPALVPFLVAERGYGYPAASGIVLAATLLSSVVQPLFGALTDRWTMPWLIPVSSLCAGVGIALSGIGDSYVLTWLAVALAGIGVAAYHPESARLARAAGRGGHVAMGWYSLGGTLGFALAPVVVGPVLTAGGLGATPWLVVPAVAGVLGTASAVRVLARRAAVGQAAAARSAAPDNWPVFLRLSAIVVCRSVVFVGLSAFIGLYAQERVGGGPATGSAALFTLFAGGAMGTVAGGRLAVRWGRVRTVRLAYAASVPVVAGVVLVPGPALFVFAALAAAVLYVPFSLHVTLGQDFLPSRVGTASGVTLGLAVSVGGVVSPGIGALGEEAGLGVALAPLIGLCALAWWLARGLPEPDDPDDPDAGAYGASTGSALGTTSSV from the coding sequence ATGGCCCTCGGCCACGCCACGGTCGACTTCTACCAGGGGGCGGTGCCCGCGCTCGTCCCCTTCCTGGTCGCCGAGCGCGGCTACGGCTACCCGGCCGCCTCCGGCATCGTTCTCGCCGCGACCCTGCTCTCCTCGGTGGTCCAGCCCCTGTTCGGGGCGCTCACCGACCGCTGGACGATGCCGTGGCTGATCCCGGTGAGCAGCCTCTGCGCGGGCGTGGGCATCGCACTGTCCGGGATCGGTGACTCGTACGTCCTCACCTGGCTCGCGGTCGCGCTCGCCGGGATCGGCGTCGCGGCCTACCACCCCGAGTCCGCGCGGCTCGCCCGCGCCGCCGGCCGGGGCGGCCACGTCGCCATGGGGTGGTACTCGCTGGGCGGCACCCTCGGCTTCGCGCTCGCGCCGGTCGTCGTCGGGCCGGTGCTCACGGCCGGGGGGCTCGGTGCGACGCCGTGGCTGGTGGTGCCCGCGGTGGCCGGGGTGCTGGGGACGGCGTCCGCGGTCCGGGTCCTCGCCCGCCGGGCGGCGGTCGGGCAGGCCGCCGCCGCCCGGTCCGCCGCGCCGGACAACTGGCCGGTGTTCCTGCGGCTTTCGGCGATCGTGGTCTGCCGCTCGGTGGTCTTCGTCGGCCTGAGCGCCTTCATCGGGCTGTACGCCCAGGAGCGCGTCGGCGGCGGTCCCGCGACCGGGTCGGCCGCGCTGTTCACCCTCTTCGCGGGCGGGGCCATGGGCACGGTCGCCGGGGGACGGCTCGCGGTGCGCTGGGGCCGGGTCCGTACCGTACGGCTCGCGTACGCCGCCTCGGTCCCGGTCGTGGCGGGCGTGGTGCTGGTGCCGGGGCCCGCGCTCTTCGTCTTCGCGGCGCTGGCGGCCGCCGTGCTGTACGTGCCGTTCTCCCTCCACGTGACCCTCGGGCAGGACTTCCTGCCGAGCCGGGTCGGCACGGCCAGTGGGGTCACGCTCGGGCTCGCGGTGAGCGTCGGGGGAGTGGTCTCGCCGGGGATCGGCGCGCTGGGGGAGGAGGCAGGGCTCGGGGTGGCGCTCGCCCCGCTGATCGGTCTGTGCGCCCTCGCCTGGTGGCTGGCGCGCGGGCTGCCCGAGCCGGATGATCCGGACGATCCGGACGCGGGAGCCTATGGGGCGAGCACCGGCAGCGCGCTCGGGACCACGTCCAGCGTGTAG
- a CDS encoding CGNR zinc finger domain-containing protein has protein sequence MSEKQPSFIGGHPVLDFVNTVAWRTDADRRVDRVSGTEGWLRWAVTAEVFPAVPDDELPTGDGELAGLLELRGALEAVLDAVTDGQAPPAPAWQALRLALLRAREAAALPPRLPLRWEPGARDLTDLRHALALRAEELLSGPGASRVRRCAGPGCGWFFLDRTRAGTRRWCSSGDCGNRDRARRHYARTHPAAAH, from the coding sequence GTGAGTGAGAAACAGCCCTCCTTCATCGGCGGCCACCCGGTCCTGGACTTCGTCAACACCGTGGCCTGGCGCACCGACGCGGACCGCCGGGTCGATCGCGTGAGCGGTACGGAGGGCTGGCTGCGCTGGGCGGTGACGGCGGAGGTCTTTCCGGCCGTCCCGGACGATGAACTCCCCACAGGGGACGGCGAGTTGGCCGGGCTGCTCGAACTTCGCGGCGCGCTCGAAGCGGTCCTGGACGCCGTCACGGACGGGCAGGCGCCGCCCGCGCCCGCCTGGCAGGCACTGCGCCTCGCGCTGCTGCGGGCCCGCGAGGCGGCCGCTCTGCCGCCCCGGCTGCCGTTGCGGTGGGAGCCCGGCGCCCGGGACCTCACGGATCTGCGCCACGCCCTCGCCCTGCGCGCCGAGGAACTGCTCTCCGGGCCCGGCGCCTCCCGGGTGCGGCGCTGCGCGGGACCCGGCTGCGGCTGGTTCTTCCTGGACCGTACGCGCGCGGGCACCCGCCGCTGGTGCAGCTCCGGCGACTGCGGCAACCGCGATCGCGCCCGCCGCCACTACGCGCGCACCCACCCGGCGGCGGCGCACTGA
- a CDS encoding TIM-barrel domain-containing protein, with protein MRNLRHRRGRVAAAVLAAAALTLTALTVPAATAADATPPAGTLDGASKSLTWQSPVYPKGTVGSPDKCGTPAEDPGNAVCARFDLTVNPPAGEWDDNPEGGVPVSIQWEKPTDDFDLYIYDSAGKKVAESAGTADPEATVIPKASGTYHVVVVPYDVHDNSFTGKAYLPEASDAGNLTGFSGGHGTYEIAAGALKARAEFFEDDTLRLQASPDGVLADPPGSRMIQHQPKPRRATSSFDAGAYYGIRAQDTVLRVYKKPLRFGLYKADNRTAIWQEADPLRWTSGGLRQSLTRGATEQFFGGGEQNGSFSHRDQVMNVGNNTNWNEGGYNNSQPFYVSSSGYGVFRNTFAPGVYDFGPHVRTGQQERRLDAYYFTGDVKSVIGKYTSLVGKPFMPPVYGLEPGDSDCYLHNANRGERHTLDALKVADGYVQNQMPLGWMLVNDGYGCGYENLAETGQGLNARGAQLGLWTQDGLDKLAEQVKAGQRVAKLDVAWVGNGYGFALNACDQAKAGIEDNSDARGFVWLPVSWAGAQRCGVLWSGDQKLSWDYIRWQIPTYAGATLSGIAYNTGDVGSIFAHDPKMYARDLQWKAFLPAIMTMDGWSSDLTTHKPHDQQPWLDGEPYTSINRKYLQLKERLIPYMYGLSKEATKTGVGAVRPLSLEYPDDPNTLGPNAKYEFLAGPDFLVAPVYSDTEVRDGIYLPKGTWTDYWTGRTYQGPTTINGYKAPLDTLPLFVKGGSIVPMWPKGTLSWQTRDKGELDYDVYPQAGKSAYTLYEDDGVTRQFAQGSSATQKVEVRSTGRGSVIEVGPSVGSYTGKPAARAYRFTVHAKAAPGAVAVGGQRLHRYGSAQELAAAGPGWFYDARTGVTEVRTASVPTAHGFTVTLG; from the coding sequence TTGCGGAATCTTCGACACCGCCGGGGGAGAGTGGCCGCCGCCGTGCTCGCGGCGGCCGCGCTCACCCTCACCGCGCTCACGGTCCCGGCCGCCACGGCGGCCGACGCCACCCCACCCGCAGGCACCCTCGACGGCGCCTCCAAGAGCCTCACCTGGCAGAGCCCCGTCTACCCCAAGGGCACGGTCGGCTCGCCCGACAAGTGCGGAACCCCCGCCGAGGACCCGGGCAACGCCGTCTGCGCCCGCTTCGACCTGACGGTGAACCCGCCGGCCGGCGAGTGGGACGACAACCCCGAGGGCGGCGTCCCCGTCTCCATCCAGTGGGAGAAGCCCACCGACGACTTCGACCTCTACATCTACGACTCGGCGGGCAAGAAGGTCGCCGAGAGCGCCGGGACCGCCGACCCCGAGGCCACCGTCATCCCCAAGGCGTCGGGCACGTACCACGTGGTCGTCGTCCCGTACGACGTGCACGACAACTCCTTCACGGGCAAGGCCTATCTGCCCGAGGCGAGCGACGCCGGGAACCTCACCGGCTTCAGCGGCGGGCACGGTACGTACGAGATCGCGGCGGGCGCGCTCAAGGCCCGCGCCGAGTTCTTCGAGGACGACACCCTGCGGCTGCAGGCGTCCCCCGACGGCGTCCTCGCGGACCCGCCGGGCAGCCGCATGATCCAGCACCAGCCGAAGCCGCGGCGGGCGACCAGCTCCTTCGACGCGGGCGCCTATTACGGCATCCGCGCCCAGGACACCGTCCTGCGCGTCTACAAGAAGCCCCTGCGGTTCGGGCTCTACAAGGCCGACAACCGCACCGCGATCTGGCAGGAGGCCGACCCGCTGCGCTGGACCAGCGGCGGTCTGCGCCAGAGCCTGACGCGCGGCGCCACGGAGCAGTTCTTCGGCGGTGGCGAGCAGAACGGCAGCTTCTCGCACCGCGACCAGGTGATGAACGTGGGCAACAACACCAACTGGAACGAGGGTGGCTACAACAACTCCCAGCCGTTCTACGTCTCCTCGTCGGGCTACGGCGTCTTCCGCAACACCTTCGCGCCGGGCGTCTACGACTTCGGCCCCCACGTCCGCACCGGCCAGCAGGAACGCCGCCTGGACGCCTACTACTTCACGGGTGACGTGAAGTCCGTGATCGGCAAGTACACCTCGCTGGTGGGCAAGCCGTTCATGCCGCCGGTGTACGGGCTCGAACCCGGCGACTCCGACTGCTATCTGCACAACGCCAACCGGGGCGAGCGGCACACCCTGGACGCGCTCAAGGTCGCCGACGGCTATGTGCAGAACCAGATGCCGCTCGGCTGGATGCTCGTCAACGACGGCTACGGCTGCGGCTACGAGAACCTCGCCGAGACCGGCCAGGGCCTCAACGCCCGGGGCGCCCAGCTGGGCCTGTGGACCCAGGACGGCCTCGACAAGCTCGCCGAGCAGGTCAAGGCGGGCCAGCGGGTCGCCAAGCTCGACGTCGCCTGGGTCGGCAACGGCTACGGCTTCGCCCTCAACGCCTGCGACCAGGCGAAGGCCGGCATCGAGGACAACAGCGACGCCCGCGGCTTCGTCTGGCTGCCGGTCTCCTGGGCGGGCGCCCAGCGCTGCGGCGTCCTGTGGAGCGGCGACCAGAAGCTGAGCTGGGACTACATCCGCTGGCAGATCCCCACCTACGCGGGCGCCACGCTCTCCGGCATCGCCTACAACACCGGTGACGTGGGCAGCATCTTCGCCCACGACCCGAAGATGTACGCCCGCGACCTCCAGTGGAAGGCGTTCCTGCCCGCGATCATGACCATGGACGGCTGGTCGAGCGACCTCACCACGCACAAGCCGCACGATCAGCAGCCGTGGCTGGACGGCGAGCCGTACACCTCCATCAACCGCAAGTACCTCCAGCTGAAGGAGCGGCTCATCCCGTACATGTACGGGCTCTCCAAGGAGGCGACGAAGACCGGCGTCGGCGCGGTCCGGCCGCTCTCCCTGGAATACCCGGACGACCCCAACACGCTCGGCCCGAACGCCAAGTACGAGTTCCTGGCGGGCCCGGACTTCCTGGTCGCCCCGGTCTACAGCGACACGGAGGTACGCGACGGCATCTATCTGCCCAAGGGCACCTGGACGGACTACTGGACCGGCCGGACCTACCAGGGCCCGACCACGATCAACGGCTACAAGGCGCCGCTCGACACGCTCCCGCTGTTCGTCAAGGGCGGCTCGATCGTCCCGATGTGGCCCAAGGGCACACTGTCCTGGCAGACCCGTGACAAGGGCGAGCTGGACTACGACGTCTACCCGCAGGCGGGGAAGTCCGCGTACACGCTGTACGAGGACGACGGCGTGACCCGGCAGTTCGCCCAGGGCTCCTCGGCCACGCAGAAGGTCGAGGTGCGCTCGACCGGCCGCGGTTCGGTCATCGAGGTCGGCCCCAGTGTGGGGAGTTACACGGGCAAGCCCGCCGCTCGCGCGTACCGCTTCACCGTGCACGCGAAGGCGGCGCCCGGCGCCGTCGCGGTCGGCGGTCAGCGACTGCACCGCTACGGCTCGGCGCAGGAGCTGGCGGCGGCGGGGCCCGGGTGGTTCTACGACGCCAGGACCGGTGTGACGGAGGTGAGGACCGCCTCGGTCCCGACCGCGCACGGCTTCACGGTCACGCTCGGCTGA
- a CDS encoding diacylglycerol kinase family protein encodes MSPSPKSVLVVANPAAGTYSREMAHEVARRIAGAGTPVELAVTERPGHAQQLARTAGGPGGPAVLVCVGGDGTAHEIMTGLLAGREERRAALLVLPGGRGNSFYRELWSDRPWPAALEAALSAPHVRRVDLARIAETGELALLGASSGLAAQALTSVRDALGPGRRRYQTAVARTMIAFRPYRGRVSVDGVVVQSGATVSVLVGGGRRRGGQFMPLPRSVLDDGLLDICVAGAELPLRDMVRLARDGSHVGRDGVVYARGRRVVVERTDGEPLFFEHDGDLLYTGSARYTLDVVPSALPVLAP; translated from the coding sequence ATGAGTCCGTCCCCCAAGTCCGTTCTGGTGGTGGCCAATCCAGCCGCGGGAACGTACTCGCGGGAGATGGCTCACGAGGTCGCGCGACGGATCGCGGGGGCCGGTACGCCCGTCGAGCTGGCTGTGACAGAGCGGCCGGGCCATGCCCAGCAGCTCGCCCGCACCGCGGGCGGGCCGGGCGGCCCGGCCGTACTGGTCTGCGTCGGCGGCGACGGCACCGCCCACGAGATCATGACGGGTCTGCTCGCCGGGCGGGAGGAGCGGCGCGCCGCCCTGCTCGTCCTGCCCGGCGGCCGCGGCAACTCCTTCTACCGGGAGCTCTGGTCCGACCGCCCGTGGCCCGCCGCCCTGGAGGCCGCCCTGTCGGCGCCGCACGTGCGCCGAGTCGATCTGGCGCGGATCGCCGAGACCGGTGAACTGGCCCTGCTCGGCGCCTCGTCGGGGCTCGCCGCGCAGGCGCTCACCAGTGTGCGGGACGCGCTGGGGCCGGGCCGGCGGCGCTATCAGACGGCGGTGGCACGGACGATGATCGCCTTTCGGCCGTACCGGGGCAGGGTGAGCGTGGACGGGGTCGTCGTGCAGTCGGGGGCGACCGTCTCGGTCCTGGTGGGCGGCGGGCGGCGGCGGGGCGGGCAGTTCATGCCGCTGCCGCGCTCGGTGCTGGACGACGGGCTGCTCGACATCTGTGTGGCGGGCGCCGAACTGCCGCTGCGGGACATGGTGCGCCTGGCCCGGGACGGCAGCCATGTGGGCCGGGACGGGGTGGTGTACGCGCGGGGCCGCCGGGTGGTGGTGGAGCGCACGGACGGCGAGCCGCTCTTCTTCGAGCACGACGGGGACCTGCTGTACACCGGCTCGGCCCGCTACACGCTGGACGTGGTCCCGAGCGCGCTGCCGGTGCTCGCCCCATAG
- a CDS encoding BTAD domain-containing putative transcriptional regulator — protein MEITDGHLTFRIPGEKLRAIVAALALSPNRPVSRHDLIDELWGEELPRNAENSLQGHVARLRRIIESRTGRDGLRGLIQTSSFGYALSLPERDVDASLFTALVRQATAARRASPERVVRLLTEALALWRGPALLDTGQGMISRLAYTRLTEVRLMAYEHLFDAELDLGRHREVITELQQLHAQYPLRERFCEQFITALYRSGRQAEALDAYHRTRQRLSHNLGLEPGDALRARFQDILRREPVAL, from the coding sequence TTGGAAATCACCGACGGCCATCTCACCTTCCGGATTCCCGGCGAGAAGCTCAGGGCGATCGTGGCCGCACTGGCCCTGTCGCCCAACCGGCCCGTCTCACGTCACGATCTCATCGACGAGCTGTGGGGAGAGGAACTCCCGCGCAACGCGGAGAACTCGCTCCAGGGCCATGTCGCCCGGCTGCGCCGCATCATCGAGTCCCGTACGGGGCGCGACGGGCTGCGCGGCCTCATCCAGACGTCCAGCTTCGGCTATGCGCTGTCGCTGCCCGAACGGGACGTCGACGCCTCGCTGTTCACCGCCCTGGTGCGACAGGCCACGGCCGCGCGCCGGGCGTCGCCGGAGCGCGTGGTCCGACTGCTCACCGAGGCCCTGGCGCTGTGGCGCGGGCCCGCGCTCCTCGACACCGGCCAGGGCATGATCAGCCGGCTCGCCTACACCCGGCTCACCGAGGTGCGCCTCATGGCGTACGAGCACCTCTTCGACGCCGAGCTCGACCTCGGCAGGCACCGCGAGGTGATCACCGAACTCCAGCAGCTGCACGCCCAGTACCCACTGCGCGAACGGTTCTGCGAGCAGTTCATCACCGCGCTGTACCGGTCGGGGCGGCAGGCCGAGGCACTCGACGCGTACCACCGCACCCGGCAGCGGCTCTCGCACAACCTCGGTCTGGAGCCCGGGGACGCGCTGCGCGCCCGCTTCCAGGACATCCTGCGAAGGGAGCCGGTAGCCCTCTGA
- a CDS encoding DUF2156 domain-containing protein: MSIGTFDVDGGDTVFGELRAYGENPSAFLAMSEGKEYFTVAGRHGVIPYRDTGGHLHQSAGVIASHDGQEPLLRAFTEFAAERRRKIVATRLRRPEAELFSRCGFTVNQAGSSYSVYLPEFRLGGPRLAELRLAVSRAWLAGVEAAEVAEVAYEDIAAGTAEAADGRRVFAGRIGDEVVASLTYLPVFGTRPGWLHHTAHRVPGAPEGALEAVNLEAIRVFGAEEAQWLHLGFTPFAGLCAQYELGSAGVLAARLLRLAAERGEWRHAAAGRLAYQRIWDPHLVQPGYLAWQGRAAAGALAELLRLAKSP, from the coding sequence ATGAGTATCGGTACGTTCGACGTTGACGGCGGCGACACGGTTTTCGGGGAATTACGCGCCTACGGCGAGAATCCCAGCGCGTTTCTCGCGATGAGCGAGGGAAAAGAGTACTTCACCGTGGCGGGCAGGCACGGAGTGATCCCTTATCGGGACACCGGCGGCCATCTGCACCAGTCCGCCGGAGTGATCGCTTCCCACGACGGCCAGGAGCCGTTGCTGCGCGCCTTCACGGAATTCGCCGCGGAACGCCGCCGTAAAATAGTGGCCACCCGGCTGCGGCGCCCGGAAGCCGAACTCTTCTCGCGCTGCGGCTTCACCGTGAACCAGGCGGGCTCGTCCTATTCGGTCTACCTTCCCGAATTCCGCCTCGGCGGCCCGCGCCTGGCCGAGCTGCGCCTCGCGGTGTCCCGGGCGTGGCTGGCGGGGGTCGAAGCGGCCGAAGTCGCTGAAGTGGCGTACGAGGACATCGCGGCCGGGACGGCCGAAGCAGCCGACGGGCGGCGGGTGTTCGCCGGCCGGATCGGGGACGAGGTCGTCGCGTCCCTCACGTATCTGCCGGTCTTCGGTACCCGCCCCGGCTGGCTGCACCACACCGCGCACCGGGTGCCGGGCGCGCCCGAGGGCGCCCTGGAAGCGGTCAACCTGGAGGCGATACGGGTCTTCGGGGCCGAGGAGGCGCAGTGGCTGCACCTCGGCTTCACCCCGTTCGCCGGACTCTGCGCGCAGTACGAGCTGGGGTCCGCCGGCGTGCTCGCGGCGCGGCTGCTGCGGCTGGCCGCCGAGCGCGGCGAGTGGCGGCACGCGGCGGCCGGGCGGCTGGCCTATCAGCGGATCTGGGATCCGCATCTGGTGCAGCCCGGCTATCTGGCGTGGCAGGGCCGGGCGGCCGCCGGGGCGCTGGCCGAGCTGCTGCGGCTGGCCAAGTCGCCCTGA